In the genome of Tautonia marina, one region contains:
- a CDS encoding PhoPQ-activated pathogenicity-related family protein, translating to MRRLLLVPAMIVLMTPAIHADLPSYIEAPDPSYSWEQTKNDTTALGTVHHLTLTSQTWREIPWTHQFRIYEPAVVEHEDMMVLFITGGSSRSEHRPTDDLLAFTLARAAGCRVAVLPQVPNQPLLGDRFEDDLIAETFVNFLQSGEQDWPLLQPMVKSAVKAMDAAQEHAEQRGRPVERFVVTGASKRGWTTWLTGAMDDRVVGIAPMVIPTLNMKENTKNQLTLWGKYSEQIDDYTRRGLTSSFETEDGAKLWEMVDPYFYLDRISIPVVQINGTNDRYWTHDSMRFYWDKIQGPSYVVNLPNAGHGLDEHRDYAVNAVGALVRHIATDTEAPEFQWKAVDENGSTQFILTSASEVRPKSVSVWVAESDDRDLRDDAYTKKSVDSKREDGVSSWTYSLDRPESGSLAAFFDLTYEVDGLTYHVSTPIHEFRSDPNEDTSTGESDE from the coding sequence ATGCGTCGTTTGTTGCTTGTGCCGGCCATGATTGTGCTGATGACGCCCGCAATTCATGCAGATCTGCCTTCGTACATCGAGGCGCCCGATCCGAGTTACTCCTGGGAACAGACCAAGAACGATACCACGGCCCTGGGGACCGTCCATCATTTGACGCTCACCTCGCAGACCTGGCGAGAGATCCCCTGGACCCACCAGTTTCGCATTTATGAGCCGGCGGTGGTTGAACATGAAGATATGATGGTTCTGTTCATCACAGGTGGAAGTAGCCGGTCGGAGCATCGTCCCACCGATGACCTGCTGGCCTTCACCCTGGCCCGCGCGGCCGGTTGCCGGGTGGCCGTGTTGCCGCAAGTGCCCAATCAGCCGCTGCTGGGAGATCGTTTCGAAGACGATCTGATCGCCGAGACGTTCGTCAACTTCCTTCAGTCGGGCGAGCAGGATTGGCCCCTTTTGCAACCGATGGTCAAGAGCGCCGTTAAGGCAATGGATGCCGCTCAGGAGCATGCCGAGCAGCGCGGGCGGCCCGTCGAACGGTTCGTCGTGACGGGGGCCTCGAAGCGAGGCTGGACGACCTGGCTTACTGGAGCAATGGACGACCGAGTGGTCGGGATCGCTCCGATGGTGATTCCGACCCTGAACATGAAAGAGAATACGAAGAACCAGCTGACCCTCTGGGGGAAGTACAGCGAGCAGATTGACGACTATACCCGTCGTGGCTTGACCAGCTCGTTTGAAACCGAAGACGGCGCGAAGCTCTGGGAGATGGTCGATCCGTATTTCTATCTCGACCGGATCTCCATTCCCGTCGTTCAGATCAATGGCACCAACGACCGCTACTGGACCCACGACTCGATGCGATTTTACTGGGACAAGATTCAAGGTCCCTCGTACGTCGTGAACCTCCCGAACGCCGGCCATGGACTGGATGAACACCGGGACTATGCCGTCAATGCGGTCGGAGCTCTGGTCCGCCACATTGCGACCGACACCGAGGCCCCTGAGTTCCAGTGGAAGGCGGTCGATGAGAACGGCTCGACCCAGTTCATTCTGACCTCAGCGTCGGAGGTTCGTCCCAAGTCGGTCTCAGTCTGGGTTGCTGAATCCGACGACCGCGACCTTCGAGATGATGCCTACACCAAGAAATCGGTTGATTCGAAGCGTGAGGACGGTGTCTCGTCCTGGACCTATTCGCTGGATCGTCCCGAGTCGGGGTCGCTGGCGGCGTTCTTCGACTTGACGTACGAGGTCGATGGCCTGACCTATCACGTCTCCACGCCGATTCACGAATTCCGATCCGATCCGAACGAGGATACCTCCACGGGCGAGTCGGACGAATGA
- a CDS encoding RNA polymerase sigma factor, which produces MRDEQAHLSRISTEWDLVFQAHHGPPEEISAAQTKLMVRYAGAVHRYLLGALRDPELASELDQEFALRFLRGDLHRADPSRGRFRDFLKRALRNLMIDHYRKRQRTPVSIDGSNVPEPVAPDGGPSDFDQQFAESWKRELMAQAWAALARHQERTGQPLHTVLQHRVRHPKMKSPELASMLSAILGKPVQAGWVREAISKARDHFVMALLDGVRTSLQEPTREAILEELADLALLEYCRPTLERRGIIR; this is translated from the coding sequence ATGAGAGACGAGCAGGCCCATCTCAGCCGGATCTCGACCGAATGGGATCTGGTCTTTCAGGCTCATCACGGGCCTCCCGAGGAGATCTCGGCCGCCCAGACGAAACTGATGGTGCGCTACGCCGGGGCGGTCCACCGCTACTTGCTCGGGGCATTACGCGATCCGGAGCTGGCCTCGGAGCTGGACCAGGAGTTCGCCCTGCGGTTTCTTCGAGGCGATCTTCACCGGGCCGATCCCAGTCGAGGCCGCTTTCGAGACTTTCTCAAGCGAGCGCTCCGGAATCTCATGATCGACCATTACCGGAAGCGGCAACGGACGCCCGTATCGATTGACGGATCGAATGTTCCCGAGCCGGTTGCCCCAGATGGTGGCCCTTCAGACTTCGATCAGCAGTTCGCCGAAAGCTGGAAGCGAGAGCTGATGGCTCAGGCGTGGGCCGCGTTGGCTCGCCATCAGGAGCGAACCGGACAGCCCTTGCATACGGTACTTCAACATCGAGTGCGGCATCCCAAGATGAAATCTCCGGAGCTGGCCTCGATGCTCTCGGCGATCCTGGGGAAACCGGTTCAGGCCGGCTGGGTACGTGAGGCGATTTCCAAGGCCCGCGACCACTTCGTCATGGCCCTCCTCGATGGCGTGCGAACCTCGCTCCAGGAACCCACCCGCGAGGCGATTCTCGAAGAACTGGCCGACCTTGCCTTGCTCGAATATTGCCGACCCACGCTTGAACGACGTGGAATCATCCGCTGA
- a CDS encoding MOSC domain-containing protein has protein sequence MSRVCSVNVGRPRLLQRRGRTISTAIIKRPVEGRVAVRRENLDGDQQADLSVHGGPDKAVYAYPVEHYDAWQRELPDVELSWGAFGENLTCSGGWREDEVRIGDRFRIGDAEFEVSQPRLPCGKLNLRFDRTDMVKRMLANGWFGFYFRVVQEGSVAVGDAVDRIARSPYNFTVAEAARLEAIDRDDPELLRRAIEVEALPASWLLTFRQRLRNLESQD, from the coding sequence ATGAGCCGGGTGTGTTCCGTCAACGTGGGCCGTCCTCGCCTGTTGCAACGGCGGGGACGGACCATCTCGACCGCCATCATCAAACGCCCTGTCGAAGGCAGGGTGGCCGTTCGTCGGGAAAACCTCGACGGGGATCAACAGGCCGATCTCTCCGTTCATGGGGGACCTGACAAGGCGGTCTATGCCTACCCGGTTGAGCATTACGACGCCTGGCAACGTGAACTGCCCGATGTCGAGCTATCGTGGGGAGCGTTCGGAGAAAATCTGACCTGCTCCGGTGGATGGCGAGAGGACGAGGTCCGCATCGGCGACCGCTTTCGCATCGGTGATGCCGAATTCGAGGTTTCGCAGCCAAGGCTTCCTTGCGGGAAGCTCAACCTGCGATTTGATCGCACCGACATGGTCAAGCGGATGCTCGCTAACGGTTGGTTCGGCTTCTACTTCCGGGTCGTCCAGGAAGGAAGCGTCGCTGTGGGGGATGCGGTGGATCGGATCGCCCGATCGCCGTACAACTTCACGGTCGCCGAGGCCGCACGGCTTGAAGCGATCGACAGAGATGACCCGGAGCTGCTCCGACGCGCGATCGAGGTCGAAGCTTTGCCTGCTTCGTGGCTTCTA